The following are encoded together in the Triticum dicoccoides isolate Atlit2015 ecotype Zavitan chromosome 6B, WEW_v2.0, whole genome shotgun sequence genome:
- the LOC119324309 gene encoding uncharacterized protein LOC119324309, which produces MHAIHPRTIATNLTGFARFGCLKDLPEILYRFLHDPRNERKDQDDVAAADSGARAASGKRRCVDGLATAAAEAAKARREKEAEHAQAVLACYNSHEAFRNLYNGVADLFVWMLKSGLEHLRAGHNGQDRVRAKCARRTHGSPLLHGCRWLSLFWSCAVRFALLSPASSRDSF; this is translated from the exons ATGCACGCCATCCACCCGCGCACGATCGCCACCAACCTCACCGGCTTCGCAAGGTTCGGCTGCCTCAAGGACCTCCCCGAGATCCTCTATCGTTTCCTCCACGACCCCCGCAATGAGCGCAAGGACCAGGACGACGTCGCCGCGGCGGACTCGGGGGCAAGAGCGGCAAGCGGCAAGCGGCGCTGCGTCGACGGCCTTGCTACCGCCGCGGCTGAGGCCGCCAAGGCCCGGCGCGAGAAGGAGGCGGAGCACGCGCAGGCGGTGCTCGCGTGCTACAACTCTCACGAGGCCTTCCGCAACCTCTACAACGGCGTCGCCGACCTCTTCGTCTGGATGCTCAAGTCGGGCCTGGAGCACCTACGTGCGGGCCACAACGGCCAAGATCGTGTTCGCGCCAAGTGCGCTCGTCGTACGCATGGGTCTCCTTTGCTCCATGGGTGCCGCTGGCTGAG TTTGTTTTGGTCCTGTGCAGTTCGATTCGCCTTATTGTCGCCTGCCTCGAGCCGTGATTCCTTCTAA